A stretch of Treponema primitia ZAS-1 DNA encodes these proteins:
- the mglC gene encoding galactose/methyl galactoside ABC transporter permease MglC: MAAQNQVQGPSKIKQLQDFGVQYAIYLVFVVLVLVIAIKEPAFLSLNNFRNILTMSATRIIIAMGMGAILITGGVDLSAGRQVGLAAVLSASLLQNLDYPRRMYPDMPILPLLIPILAAMAACGIFGFLNGFFIAKLKLPAFIATLGSMVAVYGVNSLYFDRPPYGAQPIGGLDRRFSTLGSGYIGFDGLYSIPYIVIIAVVVTLITYVLFNKTTYGKNIYAIGGNAEAAKVSGVNVNRTLILVYTIAGILFGLGGTLEAARTGGATNNYGNGYELDAIAACVVGGVSNLGGIGTVPGIVIGVLIFSVINYGLTFINMSPYWQQIVKGAIIIAAVAIDIRKYLKKR, encoded by the coding sequence ATGGCGGCACAAAATCAAGTACAGGGTCCGAGCAAAATCAAGCAGCTGCAGGACTTCGGTGTCCAGTATGCGATCTATCTGGTATTCGTGGTACTGGTACTGGTCATCGCGATAAAGGAACCGGCCTTTCTGTCCCTGAATAACTTCCGGAACATCTTAACCATGTCGGCCACCCGGATCATCATCGCCATGGGCATGGGGGCGATTCTGATAACCGGCGGAGTGGATCTTTCCGCAGGGCGGCAGGTAGGGCTCGCCGCGGTACTGTCCGCATCATTGCTGCAAAACCTTGATTACCCCCGGCGCATGTACCCGGATATGCCCATATTGCCCCTGCTTATTCCTATCCTGGCGGCCATGGCTGCCTGTGGTATCTTTGGCTTCCTCAATGGCTTCTTTATTGCAAAACTAAAACTGCCGGCCTTTATCGCGACCCTGGGTTCCATGGTGGCCGTCTATGGGGTGAACTCCCTGTATTTTGACCGGCCCCCTTACGGCGCCCAGCCCATCGGCGGTCTGGACCGGCGTTTTTCCACCCTGGGTTCGGGCTACATAGGCTTTGACGGACTCTATTCGATACCCTATATTGTTATCATCGCAGTGGTGGTCACCCTGATCACCTATGTTTTGTTTAATAAAACTACCTATGGAAAAAACATCTACGCCATCGGCGGCAATGCGGAGGCCGCAAAAGTTTCGGGGGTCAACGTGAACCGAACCCTGATCCTGGTTTACACGATAGCGGGGATACTTTTCGGCCTGGGGGGCACCCTGGAGGCTGCCCGTACCGGTGGGGCCACGAACAACTATGGTAACGGCTACGAGCTGGATGCTATCGCCGCCTGCGTTGTGGGCGGTGTTTCCAACCTGGGGGGTATCGGTACTGTTCCGGGTATCGTCATTGGGGTGCTGATATTCAGCGTGATAAACTACGGTCTTACGTTTATTAATATGTCGCCCTACTGGCAGCAGATAGTAAAGGGCGCCATCATCATTGCTGCGGTTGCCATTGATATACGGAAGTATCTGAAAAAACGATAG
- a CDS encoding response regulator: LVFLDHMMPGMDGLEVVAKIRARGKTDEYYRKLPLIMLTANALTGQQELFLKNGADDFLAKPIETKKLNAILEKWIPSEKRIHSLAEEEDRREGKSPPLPDIPGLDQIRGMRNCGDDPAIYRDILSSFSHDAEDTAAELKDTMEKGDLGLYTILIHALKGTARSVGAIEFGEEAALMEEAARREDAEAIKEKTTPLLEKLKSLLDSINAALLHDTETAVLQTETTIPGLGELKNALLKMNIGEVNALLLHYALMPLDKKAKDHITEIEQCILLFEYDKAVKCIDRLLN; this comes from the coding sequence TCTTGTTTTTCTGGATCACATGATGCCCGGCATGGACGGTCTTGAAGTTGTCGCCAAAATCAGGGCCAGGGGAAAAACCGATGAGTACTACCGGAAGCTGCCCCTTATCATGCTCACCGCAAACGCCCTGACGGGTCAGCAGGAGCTGTTCCTGAAAAACGGGGCGGATGATTTTCTTGCAAAACCTATCGAGACAAAAAAACTCAACGCCATACTGGAAAAATGGATACCCTCGGAAAAACGAATACACTCCCTCGCCGAAGAGGAGGACCGTCGGGAAGGGAAAAGCCCTCCCCTCCCCGACATACCGGGACTTGATCAGATCCGGGGTATGCGAAATTGCGGGGATGATCCGGCGATCTACCGGGATATACTCTCTTCGTTTAGTCATGATGCGGAGGACACCGCCGCGGAGTTGAAGGACACCATGGAGAAAGGGGATCTCGGTCTTTATACCATCCTTATCCACGCACTTAAGGGGACAGCCCGCAGCGTAGGCGCCATTGAGTTTGGGGAAGAGGCTGCGCTGATGGAAGAAGCGGCCCGGCGGGAAGACGCAGAGGCTATAAAGGAAAAAACAACACCCCTACTGGAAAAGCTCAAGTCATTGTTAGACAGCATAAACGCCGCCCTCCTTCATGATACAGAGACGGCGGTCCTTCAAACGGAAACAACTATCCCGGGGCTTGGGGAGCTCAAAAACGCCCTCCTCAAGATGAATATTGGGGAAGTGAATGCCCTGCTCCTCCACTATGCGCTTATGCCCCTGGATAAAAAAGCAAAGGACCACATAACGGAGATAGAACAATGTATCCTGCTGTTTGAATATGACAAGGCGGTTAAATGTATCGACCGGCTTCTAAATTAA